The following nucleotide sequence is from Pseudomonas sp. RC10.
GGTCAACACGCTGGCAGCCGAAACGATCAGGCGATGGTCTTTCAGTTCCAGGGGGTGCTGTGGATGCCCCTGCGTCGTCAGGTAACCAGGCGACGCACACAGGACGGTGCGCACTTCCCCTACCGGAATGCCGTGCTGGCTGTCATCCATCAGGTGGCCGATGCGCACCGCGACATCGATGCCCTCCTCGGCCATGCGTGTGATGCGGTCCAGCAGCAGCGCATTGACGCTGACGCCCGGGTGCTCCCGCAGGTATTCCACCACCAGCGGCATCACGAACAGTTCGCCGAACAGCATCGACGCGGTGACCGTGAGTTGCCCGACCGGCGCGGCAATGCTGCCACCGGCGGAATCTTCAGCCTCCTCCAGCTCGCTCAGGATGCGTCGGCAATCACTGAAATAACGCTGCCCCGCCTCGCTCAAGTGCACGCTGCGGGTGGTGCGCGACAGCAGCACCGTGCCGATGCGCTTCTCAAGCGCCGCGATGGCCCGGGTCACGCTCGGTGCAGACACCTCCAACCGCCGAGCGGCCGCTGCGAAGCTGCGCTCTTCACACACGGCGATGAATATGTGCATTTCCTGAAATCTGTCCATGGGAGGGCTCGGCGTTACGGCAAGGTTTGGAAAGGAGGTGATAGTAGCGTTTTGGCTTGATCTGCACACAATGACTCGTAGCAGAGAGACTCTGGTACAGCCGATACATTTCCTTCGACCGGCCGATTTTTCGCGAATGAATTCGCTCCCACAGGGGGTCAGCGCCCGGCCGCAACTTCCGCAGCGACCTCGTACGCCTGTGGGAGCGAATTCATTCGCGAAGGCGGCGTGACAGGCGACAGAAATGCATCGCTTGTACGGCCCTTTCGCGAATGAATTCGCTCCTACAGGGGGTCAGCGCCCAGCCGCAACTTCCGCAGCGACCTCGTACGCCTGTGGGAGCGAATTCATTCGCGAAGTGGGTTCAGGCGATAAAGATGCATCGTTTGTACGGCCCTTTTGCGAATGAATTCGCTCCTACAGGGGGTCCTCTACCGCCAATAGAGGGTTTGGCCTTCAGCAATTGCGCCGAGCGATCAGACACATCCTGTAATATTCGCTTGACGAACCGTCCCCCGATAAGCGTTCATATTGGCGAATGATC
It contains:
- a CDS encoding LysR family transcriptional regulator, yielding MDRFQEMHIFIAVCEERSFAAAARRLEVSAPSVTRAIAALEKRIGTVLLSRTTRSVHLSEAGQRYFSDCRRILSELEEAEDSAGGSIAAPVGQLTVTASMLFGELFVMPLVVEYLREHPGVSVNALLLDRITRMAEEGIDVAVRIGHLMDDSQHGIPVGEVRTVLCASPGYLTTQGHPQHPLELKDHRLIVSAASVLTRHWTFVDAGKPFQVDVQSRLSVSGNQPALTAAALGWGITRALSYQVASRVASGELVLILEDFEQPPVPVHVCYQAERKVSAKVRTFVDFCVERMRQDPAIRAAGGSRT